Proteins from one Mytilus galloprovincialis chromosome 11, xbMytGall1.hap1.1, whole genome shotgun sequence genomic window:
- the LOC143052198 gene encoding uncharacterized protein LOC143052198: protein MLLLILSTLFLTTIYSSNAASDDVITFDVRLLDGGDITYSFNRSEYGDCIYTSHHQQVTCMVKRKYKSVVDKWKYNPLQLKYLSVNCMEQTYYANNRHACICVNGSDAANPGKSKQHDNLHYCHLTTLPEGMFAKLSQLTLLDLSSNAIKEVQEDTFAGLFSLKYLDISHNPIGSIAVKFLCDLHMIEVLKLKNISMSSKTFHKRILHCSSSLNQLKYIDLSDNHIESIPNQLFDSIPNVQTLILRNNWINFISVTAFFGASNLKYLDLSKNHLPAIQNSFCKFMYQVRYINISSNRLTHLDMDDMSNCETMTVFDTSMNMIHEIKGRLSQRSDLQVFNASGNGIKNISDRFLLNATNLNVMDLSNNELHQISAEVFNNMTKLKVLKLNGNNFNDTVDILDIFNYTRNLESLNISSNVIRYIVNGTFQLLSSLQTLDISNNSISKTFSDTFKGMQSLKALYLDHNNIRDINRTSLLPLTSLEIIDLSHNMIDNIIDNVTMPETLTHVNLEENILSKFPKCFNKTNLKSLNLRSNIIATMKGNRTKDLQSLERIDLSFNQLDSFDNASFINMTSLSDLNLSFNIISGNLSADVFCGTENLTILNLKKNYISNIEKFFTFHWTKTITHLDLSFNTIQQINSLMSHEFNNQSDHLLRELNLEHGYIQDISQDSFLGFLNLRQVNLRNNMLRTIQPFNIAYKTEFLLQNNPLQCNCNMSWLSDSYVTVGEHKVSTFDYEVGTCVVQPKNIELPVRKVLKNQFRCKVVNDCDRMCECFSDNSKTSEIDYIDCNGLIGYMPEILSRDARVIYLDGNRIPILKLPEHYSPDFLTTELYVNKSQIGFIEDIFFSGFDKLEILDLSENKISTLPTAIFNNLFNLKNLYLSDNNIQTVSPLWFNGLSLKILNLNGNKIHHVSQTFLSQIDGMHSLRYLQLQNNLWQCDCKNRNFRIWLKTSGKVVRHRYDIDCYRDSKPLLSVHLSEFVCKVEESHAKRRGIITAVIIALICLVIVLSAAIYYRRDLIAVLYVKLGVGCLRHKYELNRPYDAYLIYDTNDAKCSDWINKSLLIFLEKRRNPYNIVATDRSKLSSSVANTENTQLQESKSCIFIINNTVMSNSWCVENFHRAWNYARKNPKFKLIIIVFGDIELNMLEQEMRVMLSQGQYITARSKSVWDRLIYELPNPETGFRSVRGEDDVSENDVIIYSASSNILDEYGSVSMPSHKFI from the coding sequence ATGTTGTTGCTGATTTTATCTACATTGTTTCTCACAACAATATACAGTTCCAATGCAGCTTCTGATGACGTCATCACATTTGATGTCAGATTGCTGGACGGAGGGGACATAACTTATAGCTTCAACAGATCTGAGTATGGTGACTGTATCTATACATCCCATCACCAACAAGTCACATGCATGGTAAAACGGAAGTACAAATCGGTAGTGGATAAATGGAAATACAATCCTTTACAGTTAAAGTACTTGTCAGTTAACTGTATGGAACAGACATATTATGCAAATAATCGCCATGCTTGTATTTGTGTAAACGGAAGTGATGCTGCGAATCCTGGGAAATCTAAACAACATGATAACTTGCATTATTGCCACCTAACAACATTGCCTGAAGGTATGTTTGCGAAATTATCACAGCTAACACTTTTGGATTTGTCTAGTAATGCCATAAAGGAGGTACAAGAAGACACGTTTGCTGGATTATTTTCCCTAAAGTACCTGGACATTAGCCATAATCCTATTGGCTCTATTGCTGTCAAATTTCTCTGTGATTTGCATATGATAGAAGtattaaaactgaaaaatataagtATGAGCAGCAAGACATTTCATAAACGAATTCTACATTGTTCGTCGTCACTGAATCAACTAAAGTATATCGACTTGAGTGACAACCATATCGAAAGCATTCCAAATCAGCTGTTTGATAGCATTCCTAACGTTCAAACACTTATCCTTCGTAACAACTGGATTAACTTTATTTCCGTGACTGCATTTTTTGGTGCCAGTAATCTTAAATATTTGGATTTATCTAAAAATCATCTTCCTGCAATTCAAAATTCGTTTTGTAAGTTTATGTATCAAGTCAGGTATATCAATATATCGTCTAATCGATTGACACATCTCGATATGGATGACATGTCTAATTGTGAAACAATGACCGTTTTCGATACGTCAATGAACATGATACATGAAATAAAAGGAAGGTTATCACAACGATCAGACTTACAAGTTTTCAACGCTTCAGGAAACGGTATAAAGAATATAAGTGATAGATTTCTTCTCAATGCAACAAACTTAAATGTCATGGATTTGTCTAACAACGAGTTGCATCAGATATCCGCGGAAGTCTTCAACAACATGACCAAATTAAAAGTTCTTAAACTGAATGGAAATAACTTCAATGACACTGTAGATATTCTCGATATTTTTAACTACACTCGGAACCTAGAATCATTAAATATAAGTTCAAATGTTATTAGGTATATTGTAAATGGTACGTTTCAGCTTCTCAGCAGTTTGCAAACTTTGGATATATCTAACAATAGCATTTCAAAAACGTTTTCCGATACATTTAAAGGGATGCAATCGCTAAAAGCATTATATCTCGATCATAATAACATCCGGGATATAAATAGAACATCACTTCTGCCGCTGACGTCATTAGAGATTATCGATTTATCGCATAACATGATCGACAATATCATAGACAACGTTACAATGCCAGAAACCTTGACACATGTGAATTTAGAAGAAAACATTTTAAGTAAATTTCCGAAATGTTTCAATAAAACGAACCTCAAAAGTCTAAATCTTAGAAGCAATATAATTGCTACAATGAAAGGAAATCGAACCAAGGATTTACAAAGTTTGGAAAGAATTGATCTCAGTTTTAATCAGCTTGACTCGTTCGATAATGCATCCTTTATAAATATGACGTCATTATCAGATTTGAATCTATCTTTCAATATCATATCCGGAAATTTATCTGCTGACGTTTTCTGTGGAACAGAGAATTTAACTATTTTGAACCTTAAAAAGAATTATATCAGTAACATAGAAAAATTCTTCACCTTTCATTGGACGAAAACTATAACTCATCTTGATTTGTCATTCAACACAATTCAACAAATCAATTCTTTAATGTCACATGAGTTCAATAACCAATCGGATCACTTGTTACGGGAACTGAACTTGGAACATGGTTACATCCAGGATATTTCCCAGGATTCTTTTCTAGGATTTTTGAATTTACGTCAAGTGAATTTAAGAAATAACATGCTTAGAACAATTCAACCTTTTAACATTGCGTATAAGACAGAATTTTTGTTACAAAACAATCCTCTACAATGTAATTGTAACATGAGTTGGTTGTCGGACAGTTATGTCACCGTCGGCGAACATAAAGTGTCAACTTTTGATTACGAGGTTGGCACGTGCGTTGTTCAACCAAAAAATATAGAACTTCCGGTTAGAAAGGTACTGAAAAACCAGTTCAGGTGTAAAGTAGTTAATGACTGCGATCGAATGTGTGAATGTTTTTCGGATAACTCCAAAACAAGTGAGATTGATTACATAGATTGCAACGGTTTGATTGGCTACATGCCTGAAATATTGTCACGTGACGCCAGAGTCATTTATTTGGATGGCAATAGAATACCTATTTTGAAATTGCCAGAACACTATAGTCCTGATTTCCTTACAACAGAATTATATGTAAACAAGAGTCAGATCGGGTTCATAGAAGACATTTTCTTTTCTGGTTTTGATAAATTGGAAATTTTAGATTTGAGTGAAAATAAGATATCGACACTTCCAACTGCGATTTTCAACAACTTGTTCAATCTTAAAAATCTTTATTTATCAGACAATAACATACAAACTGTTTCTCCGTTGTGGTTTAATGGGCTTTCTCTTAAGATACTAAATTTAAACGGCAACAAGATACACCACGTAAGTCAAACATTTTTGTCCCAAATTGATGGCATGCACAGTCTTCGCTACTTACAATTACAGAACAATCTGTGGCAATGCGATTGTAAAAATAGAAATTTCAGAATATGGCTGAAAACTTCCGGAAAAGTGGTCCGACATCGGTATGATATCGATTGTTATCGCGATTCCAAACCATTGTTATCAGTTCACTTGTCAGAGTTTGTTTGTAAAGTAGAAGAAAGCCATGCAAAGAGACGTGGCATCATAACAGCTGTGATTATTGCATTGATTTGTCTTGTCATTGTTTTGTCAGCAGCAATATACTATAGGAGAGACTTGATAGCTGTGTTATATGTAAAGCTAGGCGTTGGTTGCTTACGACATAAATACGAACTTAACAGACCCTACGATGCATATCTCATCTATGACACAAATGACGCAAAGTGTTCTGATTggataaataaatctttattaatTTTCCTCGAAAAAAGAAGAAATCCTTATAACATTGTAGCAACAGACAGAAGTAAACTATCATCAAGTGTCGCCAACACTGAAAATACACAACTTCAAGAAAGCAAGAGTTGCATATTCATCATAAACAATACTGTTATGTCTAACTCTTGGTGCGTAGAAAACTTCCATAGAGCCTGGAACTATGCAAGAAAAAATCCAAAGTTCAAACTTATAATAATTGTGTTCGGTGATATAGAATTAAATATGTTAGAACAAGAAATGAGAGTAATGCTGTCTCAGGGACAATATATAACAGCCCGATCAAAATCGGTCTGGGACAGACTGATTTATGAACTACCCAATCCAGAGACAGGATTCCGTTCTGTGCGAGGTGAAGATGACGTTTCAGAAAATGACGTCATTATCTATAGTGCGTCAAGTAATATTTTGGACGAGTATGGAAGTGTATCAATGCCGTCGcacaaatttatataa